A part of Aspergillus flavus chromosome 5, complete sequence genomic DNA contains:
- a CDS encoding putative cytochrome P450 → MTAETGFVPTVFSLPSESAYSWVWAVSAGLVAIFVLYLTQGIARRRFAYAHGCQAPPRYAHRDPILGLDSLRDSMQARKSDRYFRREQQLHQAYGNTFMSLLLGSWMVNTIEPKNLEVLFSTKFADYEVGFRRRNAFAPLFGKSIFQSDGARWQTLRSQLQLCFSRVQTSQLGLLESHCQRLLAALPPDNQKFDLALFLHRFAADVSTDFLFGESINSLENPQNLDSGALKAFADTHSTCELRWLLGSMSWIWPQRTFMKNVRLTHRFIQRYVDAALQREVTPPGKASDQQNEQRILFIDQLRQRTQDPIALRDELTTLYFAGTDAPAALLINLFFVFSKRPDVWDRVRSEVQSLGGKAPDLQQLKGLRYVQDCIRECLRLYPPQPSNSRVAVRDTVLPTGGGPDGGSPVLVPKGMMVHLSVYALHHRKDLWGEDADEFRPERWSYEKQTWKYIPFLGGPRNCVGMDFGLNEVAYAVVRMAQNFQTITSVDPDEWVEGSSIALESKNGVKVVMCRDA, encoded by the exons ATGACGGCCGAAACGGGATTTGTCCCCACTGTGTTCTCTCTTCCGTCAGAGAGTGCTTACTCGTGGGTATGGGCTGTGAGTGCTGGGCTTGTGGCGATATTTGTGCTCTATCTTACACAAGGTATTGCTCGTCGCAGATTCGCCTACGCTCATGGCTGTCAAGCACCACCACGGTATGCCCACCGGGACCCGATTCTGGGGCTGGACTCCTTGCGAGACTCCATGCAGGCGAGGAAATCCGACAGGTATTTTCGCAGAGAGCAGCAACTACACCAAGCCTATGGCAATACGTTCATGTCGCTGCTTTTAGGGAGCTGGATGGTGAATACGATTGAGCCAAAGAACCTGGAGGTTCTCTTCTCTACTAAGTTTGCCGATTACGAGGTCGGATTCCGGCGTCGGAATGCCTTTGCCCCTTTGTTTGGCAAGAGTATCTTTCAGAGTGATGGAGCTCGTTGGCAAACATTACGATCACAGCTACAATTATGTTTCTCGCGAGTGCAAACCTCGCAGTTAGGGCTTCTGGAGAGTCACTGCCAGCGTCTCCTGGCGGCTCTCCCTCCTGACAACCAGAAGTTCGACCTGGCCCTTTTTCTCCATCGCTTTGCTGCGGATGTTTCAACAGACTTCCTTTTCGGAGAATCAATCAACTCTCTTGAGAACCCTCAGAATTTGGATAGTGGTGCCTTGAAGGCATTCGCCGACACCCATAGCACCTGCGAGCTTCGATGGCTACTGGGATCTATGTCCTGGATATGGCCTCAGCGTACATTCATGAAAAATGTTCGCTTGACTCACCGCTTCATCCAACGATACGTTGATGCGGCTTTGCAACGTGAAGTCACGCCCCCAGGCAAAGCTTCAGATCAGCAAAACGAGCAGCGAATTCTGTTCATCGACCAACTTCGACAACGAACGCAAGATCCTATCGCACTCCGGGATGAGCTAACGACATTATATTTTGCAGGGACAGACGCCCCTGCGGCTTTACTTATCAACCTGTTCTTTGTGTTCTCCAAGAGGCCAGATGTGTGGGATCGCGTACGCTCTGAGGTCCAGTCGCTGGGAGGGAAAGCTCCCGATCTCCAACAGCTCAAGGGCCTCCGATACGTGCAAGACTGCATCCGGGAAT GCCTTCGCCTCTATCCACCTCAGCCCTCCAACTCCCGTGTTGCTGTACGCGATACCGTTCTCCCTACGGGCGGTGGTCCAGATGGAGGTTCGCCGGTGTTGGTACCGAAAGGCATGATGGTTCACCTTTCAGTGTATGCCCTTCACCACCGAAAGGACCTCTGGGGTGAGGATGCGGATGAGTTCCGTCCAGAACGATGGTCCTATGAAAAACAAACTTGG AAATATATCCCGTTCCTCGGAGGTCCCCGCAACTGTGTAGGCA TGGACTTCGGTCTAAACGAAGTGGCGTATGCCGTGGTACGAATGGCGCAAAACTTCCAGACCATCACCAGTGTCGATCCAGACGAATGGGTTGAAGGGTCCAGTATCGCGCTGGAGTCGAAAAACGGCGTCAAAGTGGTCATGTGCCGGGATGCATAA
- a CDS encoding putative dimethylallyl tryptophan synthase (unnamed protein product) — MAPVLGGRRIIASSSTRLFQIRRRLSPYIGQKNHISTAIATEPKDTTFFADESYVDSQFWENAVGTALKTLMGGAEYEAATLQKHLRFVSQSVAPALGARPIQGQTPRWKSFMTDDYSPLEYSWSWDGERPTIRYSFEPIGPLAGTEWDPYNHQAPIAFVDHLRRQLPAADWQWFTHFARAFYQDTSAKVAAENYGSSPSSVFIGFDLGRDGRQMCKMYLVPVKAEQTDQSRLAVLDDAVRTLPQFSDLSAYPWLQGFLRHQEEIGTPAHLIGVAVDCVDPSASKLKIYFRSSSTSFASVKNTLTASGSVSSWDDSALEQLRELWSLVLGLPADFPCSQELPSKSHETSGVLYNFDIKLGNQQPETKVYIPVRHYGQSDHAIAVGLVEFLQRRGGHSPYHDRFLKALEQYASFRSLDQGCGVQTYIACAFKRGQLSLTSYLSAEIYHPGRWEGQGAETI; from the exons ATGGCACCTGTTCTAGGGGGGAGAAGAATCATCGCTTCCAGCTCAACCAGGCTGTTTCAAATTCGCCGTCGGTTGAGCCCTTACATCGGT CAGAAGAACCACATATCCACGGCGATTGCCACAGAGCCGAAGGACACAACGTTCTTTGCCGACGAGTCATATGTCGATTCGCAGTTCTGGGAAAATGCCGTGGGAACTGCACTGAAGACGCTCATGGGAGGCGCTGAATATGAGGCTGCCACGCTACAAAAACACCTCCGTTTCGTCTCCCAAAGCGTTGCACCTGCCTTAGGTGCACGTCCTATCCAAGGCCAGACGCCTCGGTGGAAAAGCTTCATGACAGATGATTATTCTCCACTGGAATACAGTTGGAGCTGGGACGGGGAACGACCAACCATCCGATATAGTTTTGAGCCAATCGGCCCTCTGGCAGGGACGGAATGGGACCCATATAACCATCAGGCTCCGATAGCATTTGTCGATCACCTCCGGCGCCAACTGCCCGCCGCCGATTGGCAATGGTTCACCCACTTCGCCCGTGCTTTTTACCAGGACACTTCCGCCAAGGTAGCGGCCGAAAATTATGGGTCCAGTCCCTCCTCGGTTTTCATTGGTTTCGACCTCGGACGAGATGGCCGTCAGATGTGCAAAATGTATTTAGTCCCGGTAAAAGCGGAACAGACTGATCAGTCACGATTGGCTGTTCTCGACGACGCCGTTCGAACGCTACCACAGTTCTCCGATTTGTCGGCTTATCCCTGGCTGCAGGGCTTCCTGCGACATCAAGAGGAGATTGGCACTCCCGCTCATCTTATTGGCGTCGCGGTCGACTGTGTGGATCCATCCGCTTCCAAGCTAAAGATTTACTTTCGGAGTTCCTCGACCAGCTTTGCAAGCGTCAAAAATACACTGACCGCGAGTGGAAGCGTATCGTCCTGGGACGATAGTGCCCTGGAGCAACTGCGGGAGCTATGGTCTCTCGTCCTTGGTCTCCCTGCGGATTTCCCATGTAGCCAGGAGTTACCGTCGAAATCACATGAGACTTCGGGGGTGCTCTATAATTTTGATATCAAGCTGGGCAATCAACAGCCTGAAACCAAGGTATACATTCCTGTACGCCATTACGGCCAAAGTGATCATGCGATTGCCGTGGGTCTGGTGGAGTTTCTGCAACGTCGCGGTGGACACTCCCCGTACCATGATCGCTTCCTCAAGGCTTTGGAGCAATACGCCTCGTTTCGCTCGTTAGACCAGGGGTGTGGAGTCCAGACTTACATTGCCTGTGCATTCAAGCGAGGTCAACTCAGCTTAACGTCTTATCTTTCGGCGGAAATCTACCACCCTGGTCGCTGGGAGGGTCAAGGGGCGGAAACAATCTAG
- a CDS encoding putative AMP-binding enzyme produces the protein MVSATFPLPGVTHGKRILATVIENRAQDGTNTNPWISLPINDQDLSAGYRDITFQQLNNAANHAAKWLSQALPAASDPFQCFAYAGPKDLRYAILAVAVAKLQKVMILPSPLITPEAQLRILEKKNCKLYLRPVEMAGPVDAILQKAPHIECITVPGVEEFLRDDAALPVLYGKTWDEGKDDPWLVFHTSGTTGNPKPITYTHRMMAGADIAASLPDIEETHIHQYAQRRWYTPLPSLHFVGMLMSLAMTGFVNMTSVIGPPAPPTPKLLIDIFRYGRIDGALLMPALIDQLCLLPEGIEALRELKYIHYAGAPLSAKSGNLLAPYTQVVPCVGSTEAGGYFTTIHQNKDAWDYLSFQKHSGAEFQHRMNDLHELVFVRRPECAMQQIFQVYPDRESFGTDDLWIEHPVHKGLWKIIGRSDDYVYLAHGDGLHASLLEPEIIAHPSVKSAIIGGHGQISPVLLVDLNPGVELNNEALRESLKPYIEKVNAHCHDCVKLSSERLIFATKDKPFILTVKGSVARLQTLALYEREIASLFA, from the exons ATGGTCTCTGCTACTTTTCCACTGCCTGGTGTTACCCACGGCAAACGTATCTTAGCCACTGTCATCGAGAACCGAGCCCAAGACGGCACTAACACTAATCCCTGGATATCGCTTCCCATCAACGACCAGGATCTTTCCGCGGGGTACCGGGATATTACCTTCCAGCAGCTGAACAACGCCGCGAACCATGCAGCTAAGTGGCTAAGCCAGGCTCTTCCAGCGGCCTCTGACCCCTTTCAATGTTTTGCATATGCTGGTCCCAAGGACCTGCGGTATGCGATTCTTGCAGTAGCTGTGGCGAAGCTGCAGAAAGTG ATGATTCTTCCTTCGCCACTCATCACGCCGGAGGCTCAGCTGCGTATtctggaaaagaagaattgTAAATTGTATCTCAGGCCCGTGGAAATGGCTGGTCCTGTAGATGCTATTCTACAAAAGGCACCGCATATTGAATGTATCACGGTACCAGGAGTTGAGGAGTTTCTTCGTGATGATGCAGCATTACCAGTTCTTTATGGTAAGACATGGGATGAGGGGAAAGACGATCCCTGGCTGGTGTTTCACACCTCGGGCACAACAg GAAACCCCAAGCCAATCACCTATACACATCGAATGATGGCTGGTGCCGATATCGCGGCCTCTTTGCCGGACATTGAAGAAACTCATATTCATCAATATGCCCAGCGAAGGTGGTACACCCCCTTGCCCTCGCTCCAT TTCGTTGGCATGTTGATGAGTCTTGCCATGACTGGGTTCGTGAATATGACATCCGTTATTGggcctccagctcctcccacTCCCAAACTACTTATCGACATTTTCCGCTACGGCCGGATAGACGGTGCACTTCTCATGCCCGCTCTAATTGACCAACTCTGCCTCCTTCCTGAAGGTATTGAAGCGCTACGCGAGCTAAAATACATCCACTATGCTGGAGCTCCCCTCTCAGCTAAATCAGGAAATTTACTTGCACCTTACACTCAAGTTGTCCCCTGTGTCGGCAGCACCGAAGCAGGCGGGTACTTTACAACTATCCATCAGAACAAGGATGCATGGGATTACCTCTCTTTCCAGAAGCATTCCGGGGCAGAATTCCAACACCGCATGAACGACCTGCATGAGCTCGTATTTGTACGTCGTCCCGAATGCGCAATGCAGCAGATCTTCCAAGTCTATCCAGATCGAGAATCCTTCGGAACAGATGATCTATGGATCGAACATCCGGTGCACAAAGGGCTATGGAAGATTATCGGCCGCAGCGATGACTATGTATATCTAGCCCATGGTGACGGACTACATGCTTCGCTTCTGGAACCAGAGATCATCGCTCATCCTAGCGTGAAGTCGGCGATAATCGGAGGACATGGGCAGATCTCACCGGTTCTTCTGGTAGACTTGAACCCTGGGGTGGAGTTGAACAATGAGGCTTTGAGGGAAAGTCTAAAGCCCTATATTGAGAAGGTCAATGCACATTGTCATGACTGTGTGAAGCTCTCTTCGGAGCGGTTGATCTTCGCCACGAAGGACAAGCCATTCATCTTGACGGTTAAAGGGAGTGTGGCGAGGTTGCAGACCTTGGCTCTCTATGAAAGAGAGATCGCATCTTTGTTTGCTTAA
- a CDS encoding glutaminyl-tRNA synthetase: protein MADAVAEGVAKLQLDPETGEMVSKGELKKRMQKRAKKASKAAAKENQPSKPETKAAAPPKSAEPTLDPDAMFKQGFLAEVYNLRPSPNVRTRFPPEPNGYLHLGHAKAIAINFGFARYHGGVTMLRFDDTNPDAEEEKYFHAIEDIVRWLGFTPHEVTYSSDNFQRLYDLAEKLIQQGNAYVCHCGEADLKLQRGGEDGKSPRFHCAHASQDVETNLTKFRDMRDGKYEPQTAFLRMRQELLTSGNPQMWDIVAYRIPKNRTPHIRTGTKWCIYPSYDFAHCLCDSFEGITHSLCTTEFVTARESYEWLNKTLGVYEPMQREYGRLNVSGTVMSKRVLRELVEKGHVRGWDDPRLYTLIGIRRRGVPPGAILSFINELGVTTSLSTIQITRFEQSVRRYLETSVPRLMLVLDPVRVVIQDLGDLDGQELVLPFSPKQPEFGSYKLKMTSTVYIDQSDFREVSSKDFFRLSPGQTVGLLQVPHPIKAVSFSKDPATGKVTEIQAVLVKDAPKPKAYIQWVPEGSRKVTVRIHNPLFKSENPMAAEGGFLNDINPDSETVYSEALVNSGFDEVRRRAPWPQAEGEKTQSGPEGVRFQAMRVAYFAMDSDSTEDSVVLNRIVALKEDAKKEAAS, encoded by the exons ATGGCCGACGCCGTCGCAGAGGGAGTTGCCAAGCTCCAGCTCGACCCGGAGACAGGCGAGATGGTGTCTAAGGGCGAGCTCAAGAAACGAATGCAAAAGCGAGCCAAGAAGGCCTCCAAGGCGGCTGCGAAAGAGAACCAGCCAAGCAAGCCAGAGACAAAGGCTGCTGCACCTCCTAAATCGGCCGAACCCACCCTCGATCCGGATGCTATGTTCAAGCAGGGCTTCCTCGCTGAAGTCTACAACTTGAGACCTTCGCCAAACGTCAGAACCAGATTTCCTCCCGAGCCCAATGGCTACCTCCATCTCGGCCACGCTAAGGCCATTGCGATTAACTTCGGCTTTGCGCGGTACCACGGCGGTGTGACTATGCTTCGCTTCGACGACACGAACCCGGAtgccgaggaggagaagtaCTTCCATGCGATCGAAGATATAGTTCGCTGGCTTG GATTTACTCCTCATGAGGTTACCTACTCGAGTGACAACTTCCAGCGCTTATATGACCTTGCCGAGAAGTTGATTCAGCAGGGCAATGCCTACGTCTGTCACTGCGGTGAGGCTGATCTTAAATTGCAACGTGGAGGTGAAGATGGCAAATCGCCACGGTTCCACTGCGCCCATGCCTCTCAGGATGTGGAAACCAACCTTACCAAATTCCGTGATATGCGTGATGGGAAATACGAGCCTCAGACAGCCTTTTTGCGGATGCGCCAGGAGCTCCTCACGAGCGGAAACCCCCAAATGTGGGATATTGTCGCCTACCGTATCCCTAAGAACCGTACCCCCCATATCCGTACTGGCACGAAGTGGTGTATCTATCCATCCTACGACTTCGCTCA CTGTCTCTGCGATAGTTTCGAAGGGATCACCCACAGTCTTTGCACAACAGAGTTTGTTACTGCCCGTGAGAGCTACGAATGGCTGAACAAAACGCTTGGTGTTTATGAGCCTATGCAGCGCGAATATG GCCGTTTGAATGTTAGCGGTACTGTCATGAGTAAACGAGTTCTGAGAGAACTTGTTGAAAAGGGCCATGTGCGCGGCTGGGATGATCCTCGTCTTTATACCTTGATTGGTATTCGCCGGCGAGGTGTACCTCCTGGTGctatcctttctttcatcAACGAGCTAGGTGTGACCACGTCACTCAGCACCATCCAGATCACACGATTCGAACAGTCGGTTCGCCGTTATCTCGAAACATCGGTCCCTCGCCTCATGTTAGTCCTAGACCCTGTTCGCGTCGTGATTCAAGACCTCGGCGATCTAGACGGACAAGAGCTAGTATTACCATTTTCGCCAAAGCAGCCTGAGTTTGGCTCCTATAAGTTGAAGATGACGTCGACTGTTTATATCGACCAGTCCGATTTCCGGGAAGTTTCTTCCAAGGATTTCTTCCGCCTGTCGCCAGGTCAGACCGTCGGTCTGCTCCAGGTGCCCCATCCTATCAAGGcagtttctttctccaaggACCCGGCTACCGGCAAGGTAACAGAGATTCAAGCCGTCTTGGTAAAAGACGCCCCGAAGCCGAAAGCATATATCCAGTGGGTTCCGGAAGGCTCTCGCAAGGTCACCGTTCGGATTCATAACCCGCTCTTCAAGTCCGAAAACCCCATGGCCGCGGAAGGTGGATTCCTCAACGACATCAATCCCGACAGTGAGACGGTTTACTCTGAGGCCCTTGTAAACTCTGGATTTGACGAGGTTCGCCGTCGTGCTCCTTGGCCGCAGGCTGAGGGCGAAAAGACTCAGTCTGGGCCAGAAGGTGTCCGGTTCCAAGCCATGCGCGTTGCATACTTT GCGATGGACTCGGATAGTACTGAAGACTCAGTTGTGCTTAACCGGATCGTGGCGCTCAAGGAAGATGCCAAGAAGGAAGCCGCGAGCTAA